The genome window GCTGATTCATCTGTGCCCATGAGGAACAGGGTCTGCTTCACCATTTGACCGTTTCTCGCAAGTCGCTGCATTAGCATTGCCATGACCTCGTGGAACGCCACAGTGTCCGCCTTCCATCGCTCCTCGCcagcgcgcagctgcgccagctctTCTTGTGCCGCCGCCCAGTCACGCACCTCTCCGCTCACCCCTATGCGGGATGCAAcgagctgcagtgcctctAACACGTTATGCTCCGTTACAGCTGCACCAAGTATATTAGTCTCGTTCGCCGTGCTGTCTTTGGTGGTCGTCGCGGAAGAGACCTTGGCGGCGGTCGCAGGCTCCAGGGCGGGCCGCAGATTGAGGCGGCGGAGTGCACTGATGCCGTCGCCACGgccgcccccctctgcctCATCGCATCCTTTTCCTGTGTCGTTCGCTTCGCCGGCAGACACTGTACcactcgctgctgtggtggtggggaagCTGAGACCGAGACCGTCTCTGCCAATACGTTCCACCGCGGCAGCCACCTTCTGCAGTCGCCTCTGCAGCCCCGTACTCTTCTGCGACGCCGCTTCCGCGCGCGCTTtgccggcggcagcacccTGCAACGCCCGCTGATACTTGGTCTTCACCacgcgcagccgctccaccACATCGCTTAAGAAGTGATCCAGCTTTGCAGGGGTGAGGTTACGCTCCAGATCAGCGTTGCCCATCACTTcactcagcagctgctctgACGCCTCGCTGTCTGCCGCGGCGTCTTCCTGCGCAACACAGAGGTCTCGGAGCAGCTGTACAACTTGTTTTCCATGCTTCGTCATTGACTCCTCCATGTGGGCGAGTCCCACGCGACCCTGCGCCCCAGCCAATTCCTTTCGTTGCTGCTGGCCCAAAACGGTGGCAAAACGCGACTTGACTAGCTCAACCATCTCCAGCAGGTTTCGCGTTGGCGGCTCCACCCGCACGGTCGCGATGCTGTGTGGCACACAGCTGCCAGACACGCTGCCGCCCCGCCGCGCATCGACGAGAAGCTGCGCTAGCTCTTCCACGGCCTGTGTCGAGGAGTGACGCAGCGCAATCTCTTCCTCTGAGATGTGGTGCGGGAATGATACGACGGAGGTGACGGTCCTTTGCAGAGACTGAAGTGAGCGGGACAAGGCTTCATCCAGTTGTAGGTCGCCGTTGGCGTCGCTGACGTCGGCTTGGGGCGACGAAGAAAGACAAAACACTTCCGCCAACctctgccgctccgcctcgacCACTTCCATGTAGCGTTCCATCGATAGGTActcagagagaaggaaacgTATCAGCTTGGTGAGGTTGCTGCATCGCGTCAACACGGGTGCCTCTGGCACTTGCAAGTTAAAGTGGATCTGCAGCGAGGCTGGGATTATATCAATGATGGACTGCAGCGTGCTCCCTACGGTGTGCGAGTCGCCCATGGCAGAAGTCCCAccttcctctgctgcgcttTCCGTCAGCTCCCGTTGGGCCTTCAGCTCAGCGAGCGTGGACGAGGGTGTGAGTTGACGGAAGCTCTGCGTCTCGACAGTGGTGCTCTCCATCTTTTTCATAGCAGTGGTCTTTGCAGTAGCGTATTCCTTAGCGAGCTGCGAGAGCGCATCACAGCTGGCGTGAAGAAGCTGCGACACATTTTCTTTCGTCCTTCTTGCctccggcagcagcatcggGGACGAAAGGTCCAAGTTCTTCTCAAAGCAGGCTTGCATGACGTCACGAATAGTGTGCCGCAGTTCGTTCAGCGGCTCCTCCAGCCAAGCAGGACTCGGAGTGACCACAGGGCGGGCTGATGTGCCTTCCCGTAACCTTGCCGAGACTTGGGCGATGGACGGTGGCGACTCTTCGCCGTAGAGACtgaagcggcgccgcgcagcatCACTATACTCTCGCAGGAGCAGATCTTTGAAGTTATTCTCCCGCTTTGCATGCTCCAGTTCCTTCACAACTTCCAGCAGAACAGCTGGAATGTCGGCATCGCACGCGATTGCGCCGTAGCTCTCAAGGATGTCAGAAACTTGAACAAGCGTTTTATCATTTGGCTGATAGGCATTATGACTCGATTCTTTGAGATGTACACTGCCCAGCAGTTGGTCGCGCACATCGGCGTCTAGAAGCGATCTATCTCTATTTGGTGACGCAATGCTGGATGCCTCTGATTGGGTCCTCGACCCAGCCGAGCGCGCAACTGGCGACGTCCACAGCTGCGAGTGGGCGTTGGCCCACATTTGCTTTTTGTTCATCCTCGatctggggggggggcgccaGAAGCAGTTTGGCAGCAAGGAAGATGCAGAAAAATTGGTAAGGGTAGAAGTAGTACAGCAGACGTGTATTGCAGATGCATGATTGGATTGGATTggattggggggggggatggggggtgGATTCACAGTACTCCTCGAAGAAAAAACCAGGATCTGCCCAATCAATGTGGTGCTCTCAGCACAGCTCATTCATCCTGACGAGATGCAGCTGAAGACGAGTGACACAAAATTCGTTTGTTCGCCTATCGTTACTATTGCTCTGAGTAGCACAATAAGCTAAGAGCTGACACACCtatccacacacacacaaggatGCTTTGATTGCCTTGATTTTACCTTACAGAGCTTAATACCCAAGAGAAGGGCGAAGGTTGAAATCTATGACGTCATGAACCAAGAGGCGTTTTGTGAGTCAGTTATGATCGCCAAGCAATGCTgctagtgctgctgctgctgctgttgctcaaTAAGCTGCATCTGCCGTTCCTGCATCCTGCGGTACAGCTCTTGTGCCTTcttctgcagctccgcctcctttcgATCAATTTCAGCGATGCTACTGTCACTCCTCTTGATTTCACCGTTGATGTAGTCCAGGCGATTGCTGATGACTGTCTTGGCATCGCTCTGGTCCTGCGGAACAAGAGCAGGGCCGATAAGCTTGTAAACTGTCGCATCGGGCTCCAGCTTGTTCATTTCATCACGCACTAGCTCATTCTCATTCTTTTGCCC of Leishmania braziliensis MHOM/BR/75/M2904 complete genome, chromosome 5 contains these proteins:
- a CDS encoding putative prefoldin subunit, producing MQQVHPDIKKLNDLLRPILKELQELGDKKGKLIEARRQLGGQKNENELVRDEMNKLEPDATVYKLIGPALVPQDQSDAKTVISNRLDYINGEIKRSDSSIAEIDRKEAELQKKAQELYRRMQERQMQLIEQQQQQQH